Proteins from one Triticum aestivum cultivar Chinese Spring chromosome 7A, IWGSC CS RefSeq v2.1, whole genome shotgun sequence genomic window:
- the LOC123148306 gene encoding B-cell receptor-associated protein 31, with product MIQLLFVVLVAEAAVATVLLFKTPLRKLAMLGLDRLKRGRRAPVAVKTVAGVVVTLLASTLYSMAEISARAGDPEAGGGAALSPTDQVLFSRHLLEASLMGYTLFLALVIDRLHQYIRELRGLKKNVEAVSKQNKTLEEGKHGRSQEIAKYQEEVATLNEEMKKLKLQVQEKTEEVHVAEDKALAIQKQSESLLLEYDRLLEDNQHLREQLQSIDLRLSNPS from the exons ATGATCCAGCTCCTGTTCGTGGTGCTCGTCGCCGAGGCGGCCGTGGCGACGGTGCTGCTCTTCAAGACGCCGCTGCGGAAGCTCGCCATGCTGGGTCTCGACCGCCTCAAGCGCGGCCGCCGGGCGCCCGTCGCCGTCAAGaccgtcgccggcgtcgtcgtcaCGCTCCTCGCCTCCACGCTCTACAGCATGGCCGAGATCAGCGCCCGCGCCGGGGACCCCGAGGCTGGAGGCGGCGCCGCCCTCTCTCCCACCGACCAGGTCCTCTTCTCGCGCCACCTCCTCGAGGCGTCCCTCATGG GTTACACTTTGTTTCTTGCTCTAGTCATTGACCGACTCCACCAATATATCAGAGAACTACGTGGGCTAAAGAAGAATGTCGAGGCTGTATCGAAGCAGAACAaaacattagaggaaggaaaacaTGGAAGATCTCAGGAGATAGCGAAATACCAGGAAGAGGTTGCCACTCTGAACGAGGAGATGAAGAAACTGAAGCTGCAAGTACAAGAGAAGACCGAGGAGGTCCATGTTGCTGAGGACAAGGCACTTGCTATTCAAAAGCAATCTGAAAGCTTGCTGCTTGAATATGACCGGCTCCTGGAGGATAACCAACATCTCCGGGAGCAGCTGCAGTCAATTGATCTCAGGCTCTCCAATCCTTCCTGA